A stretch of the Xyrauchen texanus isolate HMW12.3.18 chromosome 20, RBS_HiC_50CHRs, whole genome shotgun sequence genome encodes the following:
- the LOC127660382 gene encoding neurotrypsin-like isoform X2: MKTLQSSGPLSCSEGFTELGYYNGSVSQTDSGSSCLKWTDFPDYMLQYPNRGLGNHNYCRNPDRESNPWCFFRQRSGAIGWTYCDCHQGAVRLVGGSSNKSGRLEVYLNGQWGAVCGTHLTDRDASVICGQLRLGEFGTALRHSYFGPGSGLFHFERLGCHGNENSLLECRSRKYVSGDCNHGNEAGVVCDVPKGSGAPLRLVGGLEDFEGRVEVYQNGRWGTICDDEWDDIDAEVVCRQLGLGGVPKAWTWAHFGQGTGPIFLYGVHCTGNELSLEECPHAPWGQHNCDHKEDAGVSCNPYTDGVLRLVGADSPWEGRLEVYHAGQWGTVCDDNWTGRHAQVVCRQLGYRGRAELAPDGMYGQGTGLILLDEVKCEGGESSLLDCAHDEWGKHDCSHSEDVGIRCERERENNEIPEVPPVTGPLVRLVNGESRKEGRVEVFINGEWGSVCDDGWDDINAGIVCRQLGFIGSSKARSMAYFGEGQGPIHLDNVKCVGTEASLGECSALGLDAHDCRHSEDAGVICDYITEPIKYKQECGLRLNTQRRQRRIIGGDNSLRGDWPWQVSLWLRSQSKGTHPLCGATLIDSCWVITAAHCFKRFGTDPSRYVVRLGDYHTEERDDFERTLSPERIVIHKRYLSQGWEYDIALLKLKGTDGNCVAFNPHTNAVCLPAQGNKRGKRPTACVITGWGITDSEYSRTLLQAWVPILPSWKCKKCYGSRFTSRMLCAGSLSNHRRVDSCQGDSGGPLVCQGEAGHWMLTGIISWGHGCGNPTYPGVYTRVSRFLKWIEKVTDSSAKV; this comes from the exons gCCCTCTGTCCTGCTCTGAGGGTTTCACTGAACTGGGTTATTACAATGGATCTGTGTCTCAGACGGACTCTGGCTCTTCCTGTCTTAAATGGACTGATTTTCCAGACTACATGCTGCAATATCCCAACCGTGGGCTGGGCAACCACAACTACTGTAGAAACCCTGACCGTGAGTCTAATCCCTGGTGCTTCTTCAGACAGAGGTCAGGAGCCATTGGGTGGACCTACTGCGACTGCCACCAGG GTGCAGTACGGTTGGTGGGGGGTTCGTCCAATAAGAGTGGCCGCCTCGAGGTGTACCTGAATGGCCAATGGGGAGCAGTATGTGGCACCCACCTGACTGACCGAGATGCCAGTGTAATCTGTGGACAATTGAGGCTTGG TGAATTTGGCACTGCACTTCGGCACTCCTACTTTGGACCTGGTTCTGGCCTCTTCCACTTTGAACGTCTTGGCTGCCATGGCAATGAAAATTCTCTGCTGGAGTGCCGGAGTCGGAAATATGTCTCCGGCGACTGTAACCATGGCAATGAAGCTGGAGTGGTTTGTGATGTACCTAAGG GCAGTGGTGCCCCCCTAAGGCTTGTGGGAGGACTTGAGGATTTTGAGGGGCGTGTGGAGGTGTATCAGAATGGGAGGTGGGGCACTATCTGTGATGACGAATGGGATGATATTGATGCTGAAGTGGTCTGCAGACAGTTGGGATTGGG TGGTGTGCCAAAGGCGTGGACATGGGCACACTTTGGGCAGGGCACCGGGCCAATATTCCTGTATGGGGTGCACTGCACAGGAAATGAGCTCTCTCTTGAGGAATGTCCTCATGCTCCTTGGGGTCAGCACAACTGTGACCATAAGGAGGATGCCGGAGTCTCATGCAACCCATATACAG ATGGAGTGTTGCGTCTAGTAGGAGCTGATAGCCCGTGGGAAGGGCGCCTTGAGGTATATCATGCTGGACAATGGGGCACAGTGTGTGATGACAACTGGACTGGACGCCATGCCCAGGTGGTGTGTCGACAGCTGGGTTACCG AGGGCGTGCTGAGCTGGCTCCGGATGGGATGTACGGGCAAGGCACAGGGCTGATCCTGCTGGATGAGGTGAAATGTGAAGGGGGAGAGAGCTCTCTGCTGGACTGTGCTCATGATGAGTGGGGGAAGCATGACTGCTCCCACAGTGAGGATGTGGGAATACGCTGTGAGAGAGAACGTGAGAACAATGAAATCCCTGAAGTGCCTCCTGTCACAG GTCCACTTGTAAGGCTGGTTAATGGCGAGAGCCGCAAGGAGGGCCGTGTGGAGGTGTTTATTAATGGCGAGTGGGGAAGTGTGTGTGACGATGGTTGGGATGACATCAATGCAGGCATAGTCTGCAGACAACTGGGATTCAT TGGTTCCTCCAAGGCCCGTTCCATGGCTTATTTTGGCGAGGGTCAGGGGCCCATCCATCTGGATAATGTGAAGTGTGTTGGGACAGAGGCTTCATTGGGGGAGTGTTCAGCTCTAGGCTTAGACGCCCATGATTGTAGACACAGTGAAGATGCAGGGGTCATCTGTGACTACATTACTGAGCCCATTAAATACAAGCAGGAATGTGGTCTGAGACTCAACACACAAAGGCGGCAGAGAAGGATAATTGGAGGAGACAATTCTCTACG GGGGGATTGGCCGTGGCAAGTATCTCTATGGCTAAGGTCTCAATCAAAAGGCACCCATCCGCTTTGTGGGGCAACTCTCATCGATTCCTGTTGGGTTATAACTGCTGCTCATTGCTTtaagag GTTTGGCACAGACCCCTCCCGTTATGTGGTACGGCTTGGTGACTACCACACAGAGGAGAGGGACGACTTTGAGCGCACTCTCTCTCCCGAACGCATCGTAATCCACAAGAGGTACCTCAGCCAGGGCTGGGAGTATGATATTGCCTTACTGAAGTTGAAGGGCACTGATGGGAACTGTGTGGCCTTTAACCCACACACTAATGCAGTTTGCCTTCCAGCTCAGGGCAACAAGAGGGGCAAGAGGCCCACTGCATGCGTTATCACTGGCTGGGGAATTACAG ACTCCGAGTACTCCCGAACACTGCTGCAAGCCTGGGTTCCCATACTGCCCTCctggaaatgtaaaaaatgctatGGCAGTCGCTTCACCAGCCGCATGTTGTGTGCTGGCAGCTTATCAAACCATCGCCGTGTGGACAGTTGTCAGGGTGACAGTGGGGGGCCACTGGTGTGCCAGGGTGAGGCTGGGCACTGGATGCTCACAGGAATCATCTCCTGGGGTCATGGTTGTGGTAACCCCACCTATCCTGGTGTATATACACGTGTCAGCAGGTTCTTGAAGTGGATTGAGAAGGTCACTGACAGCTCTGCCAAAGTGTGA
- the LOC127660382 gene encoding neurotrypsin-like isoform X1: MDITGILSIAIVYYFSICVYGEAGPNIVNMKTLQSSGPLSCSEGFTELGYYNGSVSQTDSGSSCLKWTDFPDYMLQYPNRGLGNHNYCRNPDRESNPWCFFRQRSGAIGWTYCDCHQGAVRLVGGSSNKSGRLEVYLNGQWGAVCGTHLTDRDASVICGQLRLGEFGTALRHSYFGPGSGLFHFERLGCHGNENSLLECRSRKYVSGDCNHGNEAGVVCDVPKGSGAPLRLVGGLEDFEGRVEVYQNGRWGTICDDEWDDIDAEVVCRQLGLGGVPKAWTWAHFGQGTGPIFLYGVHCTGNELSLEECPHAPWGQHNCDHKEDAGVSCNPYTDGVLRLVGADSPWEGRLEVYHAGQWGTVCDDNWTGRHAQVVCRQLGYRGRAELAPDGMYGQGTGLILLDEVKCEGGESSLLDCAHDEWGKHDCSHSEDVGIRCERERENNEIPEVPPVTGPLVRLVNGESRKEGRVEVFINGEWGSVCDDGWDDINAGIVCRQLGFIGSSKARSMAYFGEGQGPIHLDNVKCVGTEASLGECSALGLDAHDCRHSEDAGVICDYITEPIKYKQECGLRLNTQRRQRRIIGGDNSLRGDWPWQVSLWLRSQSKGTHPLCGATLIDSCWVITAAHCFKRFGTDPSRYVVRLGDYHTEERDDFERTLSPERIVIHKRYLSQGWEYDIALLKLKGTDGNCVAFNPHTNAVCLPAQGNKRGKRPTACVITGWGITDSEYSRTLLQAWVPILPSWKCKKCYGSRFTSRMLCAGSLSNHRRVDSCQGDSGGPLVCQGEAGHWMLTGIISWGHGCGNPTYPGVYTRVSRFLKWIEKVTDSSAKV; the protein is encoded by the exons gCCCTCTGTCCTGCTCTGAGGGTTTCACTGAACTGGGTTATTACAATGGATCTGTGTCTCAGACGGACTCTGGCTCTTCCTGTCTTAAATGGACTGATTTTCCAGACTACATGCTGCAATATCCCAACCGTGGGCTGGGCAACCACAACTACTGTAGAAACCCTGACCGTGAGTCTAATCCCTGGTGCTTCTTCAGACAGAGGTCAGGAGCCATTGGGTGGACCTACTGCGACTGCCACCAGG GTGCAGTACGGTTGGTGGGGGGTTCGTCCAATAAGAGTGGCCGCCTCGAGGTGTACCTGAATGGCCAATGGGGAGCAGTATGTGGCACCCACCTGACTGACCGAGATGCCAGTGTAATCTGTGGACAATTGAGGCTTGG TGAATTTGGCACTGCACTTCGGCACTCCTACTTTGGACCTGGTTCTGGCCTCTTCCACTTTGAACGTCTTGGCTGCCATGGCAATGAAAATTCTCTGCTGGAGTGCCGGAGTCGGAAATATGTCTCCGGCGACTGTAACCATGGCAATGAAGCTGGAGTGGTTTGTGATGTACCTAAGG GCAGTGGTGCCCCCCTAAGGCTTGTGGGAGGACTTGAGGATTTTGAGGGGCGTGTGGAGGTGTATCAGAATGGGAGGTGGGGCACTATCTGTGATGACGAATGGGATGATATTGATGCTGAAGTGGTCTGCAGACAGTTGGGATTGGG TGGTGTGCCAAAGGCGTGGACATGGGCACACTTTGGGCAGGGCACCGGGCCAATATTCCTGTATGGGGTGCACTGCACAGGAAATGAGCTCTCTCTTGAGGAATGTCCTCATGCTCCTTGGGGTCAGCACAACTGTGACCATAAGGAGGATGCCGGAGTCTCATGCAACCCATATACAG ATGGAGTGTTGCGTCTAGTAGGAGCTGATAGCCCGTGGGAAGGGCGCCTTGAGGTATATCATGCTGGACAATGGGGCACAGTGTGTGATGACAACTGGACTGGACGCCATGCCCAGGTGGTGTGTCGACAGCTGGGTTACCG AGGGCGTGCTGAGCTGGCTCCGGATGGGATGTACGGGCAAGGCACAGGGCTGATCCTGCTGGATGAGGTGAAATGTGAAGGGGGAGAGAGCTCTCTGCTGGACTGTGCTCATGATGAGTGGGGGAAGCATGACTGCTCCCACAGTGAGGATGTGGGAATACGCTGTGAGAGAGAACGTGAGAACAATGAAATCCCTGAAGTGCCTCCTGTCACAG GTCCACTTGTAAGGCTGGTTAATGGCGAGAGCCGCAAGGAGGGCCGTGTGGAGGTGTTTATTAATGGCGAGTGGGGAAGTGTGTGTGACGATGGTTGGGATGACATCAATGCAGGCATAGTCTGCAGACAACTGGGATTCAT TGGTTCCTCCAAGGCCCGTTCCATGGCTTATTTTGGCGAGGGTCAGGGGCCCATCCATCTGGATAATGTGAAGTGTGTTGGGACAGAGGCTTCATTGGGGGAGTGTTCAGCTCTAGGCTTAGACGCCCATGATTGTAGACACAGTGAAGATGCAGGGGTCATCTGTGACTACATTACTGAGCCCATTAAATACAAGCAGGAATGTGGTCTGAGACTCAACACACAAAGGCGGCAGAGAAGGATAATTGGAGGAGACAATTCTCTACG GGGGGATTGGCCGTGGCAAGTATCTCTATGGCTAAGGTCTCAATCAAAAGGCACCCATCCGCTTTGTGGGGCAACTCTCATCGATTCCTGTTGGGTTATAACTGCTGCTCATTGCTTtaagag GTTTGGCACAGACCCCTCCCGTTATGTGGTACGGCTTGGTGACTACCACACAGAGGAGAGGGACGACTTTGAGCGCACTCTCTCTCCCGAACGCATCGTAATCCACAAGAGGTACCTCAGCCAGGGCTGGGAGTATGATATTGCCTTACTGAAGTTGAAGGGCACTGATGGGAACTGTGTGGCCTTTAACCCACACACTAATGCAGTTTGCCTTCCAGCTCAGGGCAACAAGAGGGGCAAGAGGCCCACTGCATGCGTTATCACTGGCTGGGGAATTACAG ACTCCGAGTACTCCCGAACACTGCTGCAAGCCTGGGTTCCCATACTGCCCTCctggaaatgtaaaaaatgctatGGCAGTCGCTTCACCAGCCGCATGTTGTGTGCTGGCAGCTTATCAAACCATCGCCGTGTGGACAGTTGTCAGGGTGACAGTGGGGGGCCACTGGTGTGCCAGGGTGAGGCTGGGCACTGGATGCTCACAGGAATCATCTCCTGGGGTCATGGTTGTGGTAACCCCACCTATCCTGGTGTATATACACGTGTCAGCAGGTTCTTGAAGTGGATTGAGAAGGTCACTGACAGCTCTGCCAAAGTGTGA
- the LOC127660382 gene encoding neurotrypsin-like isoform X3: MDITGILSIAIVYYFSICVYGEAGPNIVNMKTLQSSGPLSCSEGFTELGYYNGSVSQTDSGSSCLKWTDFPDYMLQYPNRGLGNHNYCRNPDRESNPWCFFRQRSGAIGWTYCDCHQGAVRLVGGSSNKSGRLEVYLNGQWGAVCGTHLTDRDASVICGQLRLGEFGTALRHSYFGPGSGLFHFERLGCHGNENSLLECRSRKYVSGDCNHGNEAGVVCDVPKGSGAPLRLVGGLEDFEGRVEVYQNGRWGTICDDEWDDIDAEVVCRQLGLGGVPKAWTWAHFGQGTGPIFLYGVHCTGNELSLEECPHAPWGQHNCDHKEDAGVSCNPYTDGVLRLVGADSPWEGRLEVYHAGQWGTVCDDNWTGRHAQVVCRQLGYRGRAELAPDGMYGQGTGLILLDEVKCEGGESSLLDCAHDEWGKHDCSHSEDVGIRCERERENNEIPEVPPVTGPLVRLVNGESRKEGRVEVFINGEWGSVCDDGWDDINAGIVCRQLGFIGSSKARSMAYFGEGQGPIHLDNVKCVGTEASLGECSALGLDAHDCRHSEDAGVICDYITEPIKYKQECGLRLNTQRRQRRIIGGDNSLRGDWPWQVSLWLRSQSKGTHPLCGATLIDSCWVITAAHCFKRFGTDPSRYVVRLGDYHTEERDDFERTLSPERIVIHKSSGQQEGQEAHCMRYHWLGNYRLRVLPNTAASLGSHTALLEM, encoded by the exons gCCCTCTGTCCTGCTCTGAGGGTTTCACTGAACTGGGTTATTACAATGGATCTGTGTCTCAGACGGACTCTGGCTCTTCCTGTCTTAAATGGACTGATTTTCCAGACTACATGCTGCAATATCCCAACCGTGGGCTGGGCAACCACAACTACTGTAGAAACCCTGACCGTGAGTCTAATCCCTGGTGCTTCTTCAGACAGAGGTCAGGAGCCATTGGGTGGACCTACTGCGACTGCCACCAGG GTGCAGTACGGTTGGTGGGGGGTTCGTCCAATAAGAGTGGCCGCCTCGAGGTGTACCTGAATGGCCAATGGGGAGCAGTATGTGGCACCCACCTGACTGACCGAGATGCCAGTGTAATCTGTGGACAATTGAGGCTTGG TGAATTTGGCACTGCACTTCGGCACTCCTACTTTGGACCTGGTTCTGGCCTCTTCCACTTTGAACGTCTTGGCTGCCATGGCAATGAAAATTCTCTGCTGGAGTGCCGGAGTCGGAAATATGTCTCCGGCGACTGTAACCATGGCAATGAAGCTGGAGTGGTTTGTGATGTACCTAAGG GCAGTGGTGCCCCCCTAAGGCTTGTGGGAGGACTTGAGGATTTTGAGGGGCGTGTGGAGGTGTATCAGAATGGGAGGTGGGGCACTATCTGTGATGACGAATGGGATGATATTGATGCTGAAGTGGTCTGCAGACAGTTGGGATTGGG TGGTGTGCCAAAGGCGTGGACATGGGCACACTTTGGGCAGGGCACCGGGCCAATATTCCTGTATGGGGTGCACTGCACAGGAAATGAGCTCTCTCTTGAGGAATGTCCTCATGCTCCTTGGGGTCAGCACAACTGTGACCATAAGGAGGATGCCGGAGTCTCATGCAACCCATATACAG ATGGAGTGTTGCGTCTAGTAGGAGCTGATAGCCCGTGGGAAGGGCGCCTTGAGGTATATCATGCTGGACAATGGGGCACAGTGTGTGATGACAACTGGACTGGACGCCATGCCCAGGTGGTGTGTCGACAGCTGGGTTACCG AGGGCGTGCTGAGCTGGCTCCGGATGGGATGTACGGGCAAGGCACAGGGCTGATCCTGCTGGATGAGGTGAAATGTGAAGGGGGAGAGAGCTCTCTGCTGGACTGTGCTCATGATGAGTGGGGGAAGCATGACTGCTCCCACAGTGAGGATGTGGGAATACGCTGTGAGAGAGAACGTGAGAACAATGAAATCCCTGAAGTGCCTCCTGTCACAG GTCCACTTGTAAGGCTGGTTAATGGCGAGAGCCGCAAGGAGGGCCGTGTGGAGGTGTTTATTAATGGCGAGTGGGGAAGTGTGTGTGACGATGGTTGGGATGACATCAATGCAGGCATAGTCTGCAGACAACTGGGATTCAT TGGTTCCTCCAAGGCCCGTTCCATGGCTTATTTTGGCGAGGGTCAGGGGCCCATCCATCTGGATAATGTGAAGTGTGTTGGGACAGAGGCTTCATTGGGGGAGTGTTCAGCTCTAGGCTTAGACGCCCATGATTGTAGACACAGTGAAGATGCAGGGGTCATCTGTGACTACATTACTGAGCCCATTAAATACAAGCAGGAATGTGGTCTGAGACTCAACACACAAAGGCGGCAGAGAAGGATAATTGGAGGAGACAATTCTCTACG GGGGGATTGGCCGTGGCAAGTATCTCTATGGCTAAGGTCTCAATCAAAAGGCACCCATCCGCTTTGTGGGGCAACTCTCATCGATTCCTGTTGGGTTATAACTGCTGCTCATTGCTTtaagag GTTTGGCACAGACCCCTCCCGTTATGTGGTACGGCTTGGTGACTACCACACAGAGGAGAGGGACGACTTTGAGCGCACTCTCTCTCCCGAACGCATCGTAATCCACAAGAG CTCAGGGCAACAAGAGGGGCAAGAGGCCCACTGCATGCGTTATCACTGGCTGGGGAATTACAG ACTCCGAGTACTCCCGAACACTGCTGCAAGCCTGGGTTCCCATACTGCCCTCctggaaatgtaa